In the genome of Marinomonas algicola, the window ATTGCTATCCGTACTCAGACGTACGGATTTATCTAAAACGGTATTGACACCTTTTGAAGATTGGACGGCATCAGGCGACGTTCAAGGTCATTTTTCGGTGTCTGTGCCCCTATCGGAAGAAAGTAATGAGCCTCTGGTTGATCTAAAGTTAGAATTCTTAAAGAATACGCTTCAAATCAGCAGTTTGAATCTGGACGCAGAAAACCTTTCAGGAAAGGTTAATTTTCATTCCATTAGCGGTTTATCTCAATCTCAATTAAGTTTTACTGCCCTTGGCGGTGAGTCTGAGGCCAGGTTGACCTCGGCCATTGGTACGGATGGGTTAATGTCTATTGGTGTTGCTCTTACTGGCAATGCTGATATTAATCGAGTACTTGAATGGCAAAAAATGCCACCCATATTAGTCGATTCAACCTCAGGAAACGTAGATTATGAAGCGGATCTGTCTCTAAATAATCCGAATCTAGGCGATATCTTTTTAAACATTAAGAGTAAATTAGTTAACAGTGTTATTACCCTGCCAAAGCCGTTCAAAAAAGATGAGAACGAAGTTAAAAACTTTGCCCTTAATTTATATGGCTCAGAAAAACGGTTGATGGTCACCATTCAATACGATGATCTGATTCGTACCCGATTTAAGTTATCTGATGGTGAAATGGCCGGAGGGGAGTTTTTGGTAGGAGTTGATCGCCCTTTATCAAATACAATAGAGAGAGGGTTTAATATAATCGGTCAGCTTCCTTATCTGAATTTTGCGCAATGGCTAGAATCGTATCGTTATTTTTCAGGTGACTCATCTGAGGTGGCATCAAGTGATATTGTGATTCCGGGTTGGCTAAATAAAGTGCAGTTGATAGTGGACGCGGCTTCTGTAAATGAATTTAATGAATGGCATAATGTTAAGGTGTCTTACGATCGTTTGGTTGCGCCTGATGAATTTCAAATTGGAGCCGATGAATTTAACGTTAAATTGAGTCAAGAAAAAAATAAATATCTTTTGCATGCGGGCTATATTAACTGGTCTTCTCCTAAATCCGATCCGTCTGACGGGGATAGAATTTCCCCTATTAAGGCCTCCCAAGTTCCTAATGTGGATATCAAGGTTGATGAATTAATTTACAATGGCGCAAGTTATGGTGATTGGCAGTTTTCAGTTACAAATGAAGGCGATAGGCTGAGAATTGAGCCTATATCAACCAAGCTCTCAAATGGGCAGTTTACCGGGAGTTTGTTTTGGCAAGACCAGGGGGAGCAATCGAACGTTGAGCTGGTTGCGTCAATTAAAGGTGAAGATGCCTCCGAGTTATTGAAAAAATTTGCGCCAACGCCTTTTTTAACATCAAAAAATTATGTGATTGACATTAATCTTAGTTGGTTAGGGCATCCGATGTTTTTTGATAAAGAGTCGCTATCGGGTAGGATCACGTTTGAAAGTCAAAAAGGTAAGTTTACTCAGATTGATCAACTTCCGTCATTTTTGAAAGCGCTAGGTATTTTTAATATTAACGCGTTAACTCGTCGTTTGTCTCTTGATTTCTCTGATGTGTATGAGCCAGGTCTAACATACGACACGTTTAACGGAGTGCTATCGTTACAAAATGGTATTGTGCAAACCTCATCTCCAATTGAGATCGTTTCACCTACTGCAGAGTTTGTGTTGGCTGGTGAGGCAAATTTAATTACAGAAACGTTAGATGAAAAGCTGACGGCCAGTTTCCCTCTGGGTAATACTCTACCCATAGCGGGGTTGTTAATCGGGGCTCCTCAAGTTGCAGGTTTACTTTATATAACGGATAAATTAATTGGTGATCAATTGGCAAAAGTGACCAGTGTTCGTTACGAAATTAAGGGGTCGTTTGATAATCCAGAAATTAAGACGGTTAAATACCAGCCTATTAGGAGATGACCTAGCGTGAAAATATGTGCGATTCAGCTCACCAGCGGACCTGATTTTGCGGCTAACTTAGACGAAGTCCAGCGTCGCATTCTTGATGCTGTCCAAGAAGGCGTAACCTTGATCATACTTCCGGAGAATGTGTTTTTATTCAATGGGAAAGCAATGAGGGAGTTGTCTGAGCAAGAGTCTATTCAAGAAAGTCTATTTACGACTCTAAATAAGTTGTCTGTGACCTTAGGTGTTTGGATTGTCGTTGGCTCGCACCCTTCTTTAAAAAGACCTGATGGAAGTGTTGTAGCAGGCTCTAGAGTGCGTCAATCTT includes:
- a CDS encoding YhdP family protein, giving the protein MKTEDGNAVRFVTGVIWWVAVVAFTALIACLIIFKHALPFVSEYKSQIESNLTQIIGYPVSIEEVTASLEGIDPIFTVRGISLDTENVTSAIQMEALSVRIDFFKSILNLTPHFAYIRFIKPKVEIVESSGQWRLAGAILDNSIKSNVGSARLMDYLLTQRQITLLDSEIHLSSESYGEGVFSTHTFYMQRIRNGIGIQMDLHHSELVDPLALKLEIELESSDDFLINAHLISPKIQLDKDNVIGLGDFDIASVASRFELWVRYQSDRTVQVTGLLNEMNLVQTGEKELSGSAKFKAFYNVKQDNARLEVSDLLLIEKGYPSYKPTNLTLDLNLKDNRKIDLLFDQVDLSLVSRWASTYINPEWFARKLLDEMSFTGTALNGSLRIPIDDSRSFEFVSNVKNVSANGFNGIPKINRLNGILSLTEADGYIEFDAKNATLGFPELYDETWDTSSLSGLVEWRSLNDIFLVSGTGLHVERNGADVEGKFRLEIRKDSPDWILLDIKGKNIPVDDRLDYIPKTVLNNKTREWIESAITSGSVGSLELIVQSELAAGASPHVLLDMRLEDVEVLFAPDWPPAKKVKGHFQLDREGIVVRVDEALLSNLKVRGVEVSLPFSRGGSDLLVSGPISYKVDELLSVLRRTDLSKTVLTPFEDWTASGDVQGHFSVSVPLSEESNEPLVDLKLEFLKNTLQISSLNLDAENLSGKVNFHSISGLSQSQLSFTALGGESEARLTSAIGTDGLMSIGVALTGNADINRVLEWQKMPPILVDSTSGNVDYEADLSLNNPNLGDIFLNIKSKLVNSVITLPKPFKKDENEVKNFALNLYGSEKRLMVTIQYDDLIRTRFKLSDGEMAGGEFLVGVDRPLSNTIERGFNIIGQLPYLNFAQWLESYRYFSGDSSEVASSDIVIPGWLNKVQLIVDAASVNEFNEWHNVKVSYDRLVAPDEFQIGADEFNVKLSQEKNKYLLHAGYINWSSPKSDPSDGDRISPIKASQVPNVDIKVDELIYNGASYGDWQFSVTNEGDRLRIEPISTKLSNGQFTGSLFWQDQGEQSNVELVASIKGEDASELLKKFAPTPFLTSKNYVIDINLSWLGHPMFFDKESLSGRITFESQKGKFTQIDQLPSFLKALGIFNINALTRRLSLDFSDVYEPGLTYDTFNGVLSLQNGIVQTSSPIEIVSPTAEFVLAGEANLITETLDEKLTASFPLGNTLPIAGLLIGAPQVAGLLYITDKLIGDQLAKVTSVRYEIKGSFDNPEIKTVKYQPIRR